The Euphorbia lathyris chromosome 2, ddEupLath1.1, whole genome shotgun sequence genome includes a window with the following:
- the LOC136216827 gene encoding exopolygalacturonase-like: protein MSGAKALIIFGLALLFCLANADFEHEHKDDEHCAPGTNHEHCAPGDHDHDSKVSGRRLLGKDEPKGGAAADPAAGAAAADPAAAGGAGGVFDILKAGAVADGKTDSSEIFMKIWQSACHAPEGKITIPKGSFLTNPLVLQGPCKNTKPLVFELIGTLVAPTDLSAYPEDTWILFQNVENVLITGGGTLDGVGASAWKYNDCKQNKDCAKLPSNMKFQRVTHGVVSGITSLNSKYFHFHVTDCNDITFENVQITAPGDSPNTDGIHFSDTIKVKVSGTTIATGDDCISVGPGVEDGTFDGLSCGPGHGLSVGSIGKRPGEKPVKGITFSNCKITGTTNGARIKSFGDSPPGSATGITFQDITMTDVENPIIIDQNYGHKGVSKTVINDVHFKNIKGTSKTPVSILLDCSSANPCEAELTNINLPGTAECTNAKITSTAPSVPACKAAA from the exons ATGTCAGGGGCAAAAGCGTTAATTATATTTGGCTTAGCTTTGTTATTTTGTTTGGCCAATGCTGATTTCGAACACGAACACAAAGATGATGAGCATTGCGCACCAGGTACCAACCATGAGCATTGCGCACCAG GTGACCATGACCATGATTCTAAAGTCAGTGGACGTCGACTTCTTGGAAAAGACGAGCCAAAAGGTGGTGCAGCAGCTGATCCTGCAGCAGGTGCTGCAGCAGCTGATCCTGCTGCAGCAGGAGGAGCAGGCGGtgtttttgatattttaaaagCCGGTGCTGTTGCGGATGGTAAAACTGATAGCTCAGAG ATTTTCATGAAAATATGGCAATCAGCGTGCCATGCCCCAGAAGGAAAGATAACAATACCAAAGGGATCATTCTTAACAAATCCTCTCGTTCTTCAAGGGCCGTGCAAAAACACTAAACCTTTAGTTTTTGAACTTATTGGAACTCTAGTGGCACCAACTGATTTAAGTGCATATCCAGAAGATACATGGATCTTGTTTCAAAATGTTGAAAATGTGCTAATCACCGGCGGAGGAACCTTGGACGGAGTCGGTGCATCTGCTTGGAAATACAATGATTGCAAACAAAACAAAGATTGCGCCAAACTTCCATCG AATATGAAGTTCCAAAGAGTGACACATGGAGTTGTCAGTGGAATCACTTCCCTCAATTCCAAATATTTCCACTTCCACGTCACAGACTGCAACGATATTACATTTGAAAATGTCCAAATTACTGCCCCGGGCGACAGTCCAAATACCGACGGCATTCATTTTAGCGACACAATTAAAGTTAAGGTTTCCGGAACCACAATTGCCACCGGGGATGATTGCATATCTGTTGGACCAGGAGTAGAAGATGGCACCTTCGACGGACTTTCCTGCGGCCCCGGACACGGCCTCAG CGTGGGAAGTATCGGTAAGAGACCTGGTGAAAAGCCTGTTAAAGGAATCACATTCTCAAATTGCAAAATAACCGGGACAACAAACGGAGCTAGAATCAAATCGTTCGGTGATTCTCCGCCAGGATCAGCTACAGGGATCACATTTCAAGATATAACAATGACTGATGTGGAAAATCCAATCATCATAGATCAAAATTACGGACATAAAGGAGTATCGAAAACCGTAATTAATGATGTTCATTTTAAGAACATTAAGGGCACATCGAAAACACCAGTTTCGATTCTACTAGATTGTAGCTCAGCTAACCCTTGTGAAGCTGAACTAACTAACATCAATTTGCCAGGAACAGCTGAGTGTACTAATGCCAAAATTACATCTACTGCTCCAAGTGTTCCAGCTTGTAAAGCTGCTGCATGA